In the Pseudonocardia sediminis genome, TCCTCGTGTGACCTGTGCCTGCTGGACCCGTCCCTGCTGGCCGGCCCGTCCCTGGGCGGTGCGGCCCTCGGCGGCCCGGCCCTCGGGAGCACGCCGCTCGGGGGTGCGACCGTCGGTGGCCCGCCCGTCGGGGCCGCCGCTGCGGCGCCGCCGACCTCCGCGCTCGTCCGTCGAACCGGACGACCGCGGCGGGGGCGGGGTGGTGGGTCCGGGCACCCGCCTCCTCCTTTCGCGGCTCGCGTCGGCGCCGGCGGGCCTTCTCGCCCCGGCGCGTGTCGGTCGGTCTCGTGGGGATAACGAGGCCGTGGGGGGTCCCGGTATGCCTCTCGATCAACGTCACTCGAATGTCGGCATACGCGGAAAACATTGCGCCGGTTCGTGACCCTGGGTCGGGGGAACGCCTCGGCGGAACCATCGTGCCTGCGCGGCAGGCCGCCGCGGCGCCCGGGGAGCGTTCGGTCGGGCAACGGGCGGCGGTGTGCGACGACGCGCCGACACACCGGCGCCCGGCGGTCGGACGCAGGCTGCTGGTCGGTTCAGCCGCTCAGCAGTGCGGCCATCCGCTCGCGCAGCAGGGTGGCGGCCGAGTAGGGCCGGACCATCACGGTGAGTCGGGACAGCCCGCCCTCGCCGTCACGGAGGATGTCCACGCCCTGCACGCCGCGGTCGCCGACCCGGGCCTCGAACTCCAGCACGTGGCCGTCGGGCCCGCCGTACTCGTGGGTGTAACGGAAGTCCTCGAAGGTGGCGAACGCCGCCGTCAGGATCTGGTGCAGCTCTTCGCGCCCGCGGTAGGGACGGTGCACGACGGGGGAGAGGAACTCGACGTCGTCGCGGAAGAGGGCGACGGCCGCGTCCAGGTCACCGGACTCGATCGCGGCCCGGAACGCGGCGGCACCCGTGGTGTCGGTCATGCCCGGCATTACAGCACCCGTGGACACGGGCGAAGCCCGTCGCGTCGATCACCCCTCGGGCCGACGACCCGGAGCGACGAGGACGGGCGTCGGGACGGCGGGCTCAGGCGGCGATCCGGGCGTCCGGGGTCATGCCGACGGTCTCGGCGAGCAGCTCGTAGGACCGCAGCCGGTCCTCGCCCAGGAACGTCGAGGTGGTGACCATCAGCTCGTCGACGCCGGTGACGCGCACCAGCTCGTCCACCCCACGCCGGACAGTCTCCGGCGATCCGATGATCTGGTCGGCCTGGCGGTGCTCGACGAACGCGCGGGCCTGGTCGGTCCACTCGAACGCCGCGACCTCCTCCGGCGACGGCACCGGGCCGGGCTGTCCCAGACGCAGCCGCAGGAACTGCAGCGCGGCCGGCATCGCCAGCTCCCGGGCCGCGGAGTCGGTGTCGGCGACGAACACGCTGGCCGCGATCATGGAGTAGGGCTCGGACAGGTTCGCCGACGGGCGGAAGTTCTCCCGGTAGAGCTTCAGCGCCGGCAGCGTGTTCTCGGCACTGAAGTGGTGCGCGAACGCGAACGGCAGTCCGAGCATTCCGGCCACCTGCGCGCTGTAGCCGCTCGAGCCCAGCAGCCACATGGCGGGCGCGTTGCCGGCGGCGGGGACGGCGAGCACGTCGGCGTCACCGCGGAAATAGGAGGCCAGCTCGACGAGCTGGTCCGGGAAGTCGTCCGGGGCGCCGAGCTGGTGGGCGCTGATCCCGCGCAGGGCGGCGGCGGTCTTCGGGTCGGTGCCCGGCGCACGACCGATGCCCAGGTCGATCCGGTCCGGGTGCAGGGCCTCGAGCGTCCCGAACTGCTCGGCGACGACCAGCGGGCGGTGGTTGGGCAGCATGACCCCGCCCGAGCCGACCCGGATCCGCTCGGTGGCCCCGGCCAGGTGCGCGATCAGTACGGGCGGCGACGAGCTGGCGATCCCGGGCATCGCGTGGTGCTCGGCCACCCAGAAGCGCTGGTAGCCGAGCTCCTCCGCCCGCCGGATCAACCGGGTGCTGTGCTCCAGCGCCGAGGTCGCGGACGTCCCGGCGGCGACCGGGACCAGGTCGAGAATCGAAAGGGGAACCACGACGGGTCCAACGCCGGCCCGCCCACCGTTCTTCCCGCGCCGCGCCACGGGCACGACGGGCCCGGCCCGGTTCACATGATCGATCTGTGTCGGCACATCGGTGCCACCCGTGGCACCGATCGCCCCACACCGATCGATCATCGGCATCGGCGGCCCCGGGGTGCGCCCACGACAGGCTCGCCGGCCGGGACGCGCGCGCAATCCCGTTCAGCGCCCCGACTAGCATCGCCATCAGGCCCGATCGCGCCGCACGCGGCGGAGTCGCCCCCGCCCGGCCCGCCGGTGCGGGAGCCCCGCGCAGAGGCGGCGTCCCGGGTGTCCGATA is a window encoding:
- a CDS encoding nuclear transport factor 2 family protein, whose amino-acid sequence is MTDTTGAAAFRAAIESGDLDAAVALFRDDVEFLSPVVHRPYRGREELHQILTAAFATFEDFRYTHEYGGPDGHVLEFEARVGDRGVQGVDILRDGEGGLSRLTVMVRPYSAATLLRERMAALLSG
- a CDS encoding LLM class flavin-dependent oxidoreductase, with the protein product MVPLSILDLVPVAAGTSATSALEHSTRLIRRAEELGYQRFWVAEHHAMPGIASSSPPVLIAHLAGATERIRVGSGGVMLPNHRPLVVAEQFGTLEALHPDRIDLGIGRAPGTDPKTAAALRGISAHQLGAPDDFPDQLVELASYFRGDADVLAVPAAGNAPAMWLLGSSGYSAQVAGMLGLPFAFAHHFSAENTLPALKLYRENFRPSANLSEPYSMIAASVFVADTDSAARELAMPAALQFLRLRLGQPGPVPSPEEVAAFEWTDQARAFVEHRQADQIIGSPETVRRGVDELVRVTGVDELMVTTSTFLGEDRLRSYELLAETVGMTPDARIAA